GGCGAGGCCTCGCATGAGGCCGGCCTGCAGCGCAGATACGGTCATACACACAAGTGTGCGCGCGCCCGAAAGGAGCCAACGCGCGAAGCCAGATTCTGTGGAGAACTATGCCTGTTTCGCGAGGAGAGTAACTTCGGCGGCTGACTCTTGCCAGTTCGAGCCACGGTATTCGCGCAGCACCCCGCCGGAATCAACGATCCGTAACTGCGAAACGCTGTTCCCACCGGCGATGGAGACAACGTCCTCCGTTGTGCCCAGTGACTCCGCCCGTCCCCCGACGCTCAGTAACGAAATTTCAACGTTGTTTCCAACGGCTTTCGACGCCAATGCGATATGACTTTCGTCAACCCAGTCCGCGTCAACGGGGATGTCGGTTGACAGCTGGATCTCGACCGGGTCAGTCATTGTTGTTGGCATCCCGTTGCCGTCACGAACAATACCTGAGACCGCAACGATGTATTCGCCACCCTGGTTGTACACAACAAGCATCCTCGTGCCATCCCGCGAAACGCTGAGCACCTCAACGCCAACGGCGTCAATCCACGGAGCCAGGATTTTTCCGGACGCTCCAGCTGCATTTGTGACGTTCAGATCACGCGGATTCGAGGCAGGCACTGTCCACACAAAACCGCGAGAATCGATGGTGGGGGCGATCAATCCGGACCGGCCGTCAACGGGGATAACCTGGCCCTGGCCGCTGGCGGTCACAATGGCAACGCCGTTCGCAGTGCCAATCGCTGCGCTCTCGAGCGGGGCAGAGTAATCGATAGACGTTGGGGCAAGATTTCGGATGGCCTCTGAGAGCCTGGGAATGGGGGTGAGGCCCGTGCTCCCCAGCTCGCCAAATTGGTCGCCAACCATCACAACGGGTTTGCCTGGCACCCGTGGATACCGCTGCGACCAAGAGGGGTCGGCAGGTCCGGCAAGCACGACACTCTGGTCAACAGAGATATCCGCTCTCGTGACCCCAGCCACCCGGATGAGACTCGACTCAAGCTGGGCCAACATGAGTCGGAGGCTGTTCTCGTCTGCGGAGAGTGCCTCAGGCGTCAGGTCAACATGCGCAACGTTGGACCCAACGGGAACGGAGTTCGCCGCGAGCGCCGTGCCCTCTGGAAATGCGGTTGTTGTGACGCTGTCGGCAAGCAACTCGCTTGGCCCGAGCAGCAGCTCGGTCACGATGCGGGTGGCTGTTGTTGCGCCCCGCAAGAACCACCGCTGGTCCGGCACCAGAATGTTGGATTGCGCTGCGAGGAAATACAGCGAGTGTTCGTTGAAGACGGCCTCGAAGGTGTTTTCGTCGAGCACAATTCCGTCAGGGGCGGCGTTCACTCGCCACTCGCCCCCGATACTCCGCAGCTCAAAAACGTTCTCGACGCTGCGGCCCTCCCTCGCGGAGCGCATGCTGCCGTGGGCATCGACCAGTGCGTTTGGGCTCACGATCATGCGGACCGTGTCATCCTCTGTCTTGACCGTGCGGAGTCCAGCGTCAACGGTGATGCTTGTGTGCGGGTTCCAGCGCGCGTTGAGGTCAGGGGTAAGGAACTCGCGTGCAATGGCGTAGTCACCGGTTGCGCTTGAGGCCGCGGCCACAAATCCCCTGACAATTTCTTCTTTGCTCGCACCATTCACTGGCCGGTCGGGGTTGAACACCAGTGATTGCTCTGCTGGCGGCGCCTCGGCTGGGCCGGGGTAAACCGGTCCGCTGCGAGGGATGCCAGCCTGACAGCCGCTTGCGAGCAGGCTCACCGCAACAACGAGGCCAAGGGCAGCAACAAGTTTGCGGCCGCTCGTGTGTAAGAATCCGCTCATCGCCGATCCCCTCCCCCGTCGGTATCTATCTCGTCTGCAGGAACAACGGGAAGCGGTGAGTGGCCGATTGGCACATCGCGCTTTCTTGGCAGCGTCAACCGGAACGAAGACCCACGCCCTGGTGCAGACCACACGTCGAGCCAGCCATTATGTACCGAGGCATCCTCGAGCGAGATCGCAAGGCCAAGACCTGTGCCGCCAATGGTGCGTTTTCTCGACGGGTCTGCCCGCCAAAAACGATCGAAGACACGAAGAGTGGCCTCGCCGGTCATACCAACCCCAAAGTCTCGCACGCTCACGGCAACGGCAGTCTCGTTCGAATCAACGGTGACAATAATCGGCTTTCCTTCACCGTGCTCGATGGCGTTTCCAAGCAGGTTCTGGATGACTCGACGCACGCGCCGAGCATCAAGCTCGGCATCGAGGTACCCGCCCTGCGCGATGAGCCGCACGTCAGACCCGGCGGCCTCGGCGAGGCTTGCCATCCCCTCAACCGTCTCCTCCGCGATGCGGACAAGGTTGGTGGGTTCCCGTTCGAGCGTGACCGAGCCTGCATCGTAGCGGGAGATCTCAAGCAGGTCGGTGAGTAGCCGCTCAAAACGGTCAACCTGGGTATGCAGGAGCTCGACGGTCCTCGCGGCCGTTGTATCGAGTTTCTCGCGCTGACCGTACAGCACGTCTCCAGCCAGCCGGATCGTCGTGAGCGGAGTGCGAAGCTCGTGTGAAACGTCCGACACAAAACGCTGTTGCATTTGTGACAGCTCTGCGAGCTCGCTGATGCGGTTTTGGAGGCTGTCGGCCATGTCATTAAACGATTGGGAGAGCACATCAAATTGCTCGTCACCCTGCTCCGGCATCCGCACGTCTGATTCGCCGGCGGCGAGGCGTCGGCTCGTCTCCGCGGCGACGTGAATGGGACGGAAGACCAACCGCACGATCGTCCAGACGAGGAGGCCGAGCAACACCATCAAAAAGAGCGCGGTGACGAGGAGAGTGCGTTGCACATAGGTCAGCGTCTGCTCGGCGTCGGCAAGACTGTAACCGATATAGAGCCCATACGTACCGGCTGAACCGGGAAACGTGAGCTGCGACCCGACAACGATGCCGGCGGATGTGGATCCGTCCGGATTTGTGAGCGTCACTGATTGCCAGTATTGCGATTCGTCACCTGTGCGAACCATTTCGACCAGGTCCTGCGTAATGACCCCGCTTGCGAGACCCTCGGTCGCGGAGTCCTGCGGCGCCTCCGACGAAAAGCTCTGGTTAGGCATTCGTTGGAGCGCGATCATCTGGCTCGACGATGCGTCTCGGATGGCGCTGCGCATCGCGATAACCAGGGCGTTAAACCCCACCCTGTCTTGCGCATCCGAAGCCTCAAGAAGGCGTTGGGCCGCGTTGGTCGCGCGCGCCGAATCGGCTAAGACCTGCTGCTTCCTGGTGTTGAAGAGGTCGCCACCAACGCTCAACTGCAGATAGGTTCCAGACGCCAGAATGGCGATCAGCGTCAGAACGCCAGTAATAGTCATCGTTCGGACTTTGAGCGATGACAGCCACCGCCGCCTGAGCGGCGCAGTGGCAACTGCCCACCACCGTTTCAACCGGGTGGGCGGCGAATCAGTCGACAACGGCACCGGCCCGGTACCCGATGCCACGAACCGTTGTCACGATGGTTGGCTGGTCGGGGTCCTGCTCGACCTTCGCACGAAGGCGCTGAACATGAACGTTCACGAGGCGGGTATCCGCTTTGTACTGATAGCCCCAGACGCGTTCAAGCAACGCCTCGCGACTAAACACCTGCTGGGGCTTTGATGCGAGGGTCAGCAGCAGGTTGAACTCAAGCGGGGTCAGGTTGATCCGTTCGTTCCCGCGACGGACTTCATGGCCAACCACGTCAAGCGTCAGGTCGCCAACACGTACCTCATCGGTAACCTCAACCGAGGTTGGGCGAAGTCGCGTGCGGATGCGGGCGACAAGCTCAACCGGGTTAAACGGCTTCACCACGTAGTCATCGGCTCCGGCTTCAAGCCCACGAACCACATCGGTGGTATCTGTCTTGGCGGTCAGCATGATGATTGGTACACCGGATTCAAGCCGGAGGAGTTGGCATATCTCGATACCGTCGAGGCCAGGCAGCATGACGTCGAGAAGCACAAGATCAGGTCGCGTTTCGCGGAACACGTCGAGGGCTTTTCCACCGTCTGCGCAAAACATGGTCTCATAGTCTTCGGCCTGCAACACGATGCCGATCATTTCGGACAGAGCGGTGTCGTCATCGATCACAAGAATACGAGGATTCATGCTTCCCATTATGTCTTGCTCACGGGCCCGAACCGAATGCTTATGGAAACAGTCGTCACGTGTGTCACGATAGTGAGGTGGAAAACAACGGATCGTGGACGGCCCCAGAGGGAAATCAAGACCCTCAACCCGGTAACAACGGTGAGGGCGGCCAGCCGCAGTATGGCCAGTATGCTCCCCCTCCGGTGAACCCGCCCCAGCAAAACGCGCCGTATCAGGGCCAGCCGCAGTATGGTCAGCAGACATATGGGCAACCACAGTACGGGCAGCCTGGCTATGGTCAGCAACAGTATGGCCAGCCCGGTTACCAGTACGCTGCGCAGAACGGCCAGAATGCGCAAGCCGGATGGGCACCCGCACCGAAGCCAGGCCTCATCCCGCTCCGTCCTCTTCCGTTTGGCACCCTCATAGGCACTCCCTTCCGAGTACTGAGGGTCAATCCGCGCCCGACGCTTGGCATGGCGCTCCTGTTCCAGGTTGGGATTGGCATCATCACGCCAGCCCTCATGGGGCTCGTACTGTGGTTCACCATTTCCCGGATGGAAATGGCATCATCTGAAGACCGCGGGCCGATCCTCGCCGGGTCCATCGCCCTCTTTGTTCTCACCGGTCTCGTGCAGGTCGTGGTCTCGGTATCAACCACCGCAATCATCCAGGGCGTTGTCGCCCTCGATGTTGGTCAGGGAGCGGTCGGCAGAAAACTCACCTTCAAACTGCTGTGGACCAAGCTGAAGCCGCGGTTCTGGACGCTCATTTTGTGGACCCTGTTGCTTTCAGCTGCGATGCTCGTTGGCATTGCGCTCGCAGCGCTTCCCTTTATCTTGCTCGCGATTTCAGCGTCCTCTGGCGGCAGCCCGAGCGGAGGAGCGATTGCCGCAAGCGTTCTTGGTGGCATCGCGCTTGTGCTTGCCTTCGCCATCGTGGCGATCTGGATCGGGGTGAAGCTCTCGCTGGTCAGCGTTTGTATTGTCTTTGAAGACCTCGGCGTTCGTGCTGCAATCGCTCGCTCCTGGCGCCTGACCTCCGGCTACTTCTGGCGCACCTTCGGAACGGTCTTGCTGCTCAACGTCATTATCTCGGTGGCCAGCAACATCATCCTTACGCCCATCAGCTTTATCTTTGGAATCTTCATGGGGATGCTGTCACCAAACGGCGATAGTGGCCAGTTTATTGGTGCCATGATCGCGTTCTACGTCATCACAATCGCACTGTCACTCGTGATCTCAGCCATCACCCTTGTCGCCCAAACAGCCTGCTACGCGCTCATCTACATCGATTTGCGGATGCGTAAGGAGGGCCTCGACGTTGAGCTCATGCGCTTCACCGAGACCTACCCAAACCCGGCCCCCACCGATGACCTGCCAAATCCGTACCTGCCACGATTTGCTCCAGCGCCATCCGCTGGCGGTGGTTACGTCATGCCACCGAGCCCGTCACCGTGGGCCCAATGACGGGAACCGCAACAGTTCTTTCGCTGCTCCTCGCGGTTGGCAACGCCCGCCCGCCCGGAGCGGTGAGCGCTTACCCCCCACTTGCGCCGGACTCAGACGAGGCCCGCGACTTGCTCCTCAGGGAGCTCAGCAACCCCTCCTATCAGGCCGCAAAGCCGTCGTGGTTCGACCTGCTCTCGCAACAGATTTGGGATTGGATACGTTCACTCTTTGACCTCGACACGTCTGGAGGCGGGTGGGGCGCCCTTGGCCAACTGCTCGTGGTGCTCGTAGTCATTGGTCTGCTCGTAGCGGCCTTCTTTATCTTTGGGATGCCTCGCCTTCGCCGGCGCAGGCGTTCAGCGGCTGGCCTCCTCTTCGGTGAGGAAGAAACACGAACGGCAGCCGAGCTGCGGGCGGCGGCCGAGGCCGCAGCATCCACGAACAACTGGAACCTCGCCGTCATCGAGCGCTACCGCGCAATCGCTCGGTCGCTCACTGAACGGGTCATCATCCGTGCCACCCCAGGCCTCACTGCTCAGGCGCTCGCAGGAGCAGCAGCAGTCGAATTCCCCGGACACAGCCAACAACTTGAATATGCCGCGCGGGCCTTTGACGGAGCTCGCTACCTTGACGAGCAACTCAGCCAGTCCCACTACAACGACGTCGCATCCCTCGACACTGCCTTGAGCTCAGAGAAGCCACTCATGACGGCGGCTCACGACGCATCGGTGGCTGCACGATGAGCACGGCATCCACCTCCGCCTACTATACGCGCTCGTACGAAACGCCGACTCTCCGGAACAGCCTCAAGCGGGGCCGGTTTTGGGCGATTGTTGCCGCCATCGCGATCGTCGGGGCCCTACTCACCACCTTCGCGACCGGCTCAGTCTCGGTGAGTGGCGACGACCTTGACCCAAACAGCCCGGCACCAAACGGAGCGAAGGCGGTGGTCAGCGTGCTTGACAACGAAGGCGTGACCGTTCACCTCACCCAGTCGCTTGAGGACACCAAACGCCTCGCCGATGAAAACACCACCGTGCTCATCGCTGCGGACAGTTACTACCTCGATGAGGACCAGATCATCGAGGCAGCAACGCTCGGAGCCTCGACCGTTTTGGTTTCCCCCGGATTCTCAACGTTGCAGTCACTCGGCTACGGGATCGGGCCAGGCCAGATCCAGGCAAACCAAGATCCGCTCTCCGCGGGATGCTCGTATGGTCCGGCAAAACGTGCCGGCACAATTTCGGCTACCGGCGTCAGCTACCCGCTCCCAGACGCCGACGACGCCATCGGCTGCTTTGAGACAGATGATGGCGGCTTCGGAATTGTGCGCATCGACGATGGCGGCCATCCAGTCACCATCCTTGGCGTGACGGATGTGCTGCGCAACGAGACAATCGTTGACGCGGGCAACGCCGCGCTTGCCCTTGGCCTGCTTGGTGAACATGACAACCTCATTTGGTACACCCCAGGCATTGACGACCTCGGCGGGGAAGAAGTACCAGATACTCTCGCGGACCTGACTCCGCCGTGGGTGAGCCCGGCCATCATCCTTGCCATGATTGCGGCGCTCGCGGCCGCCATCTGGCGCGGCCGCAGGCTCGGGCCGCTGACCGTCGAAAACCTCCCCGTCACGGTCAAGGCGCAGGAGACGATGGAAGGTCGGGCACGGATGTACGCCGCGGCAGGCGCATCCGGCCACGCAGCCCACTCCCTGAGGTCCGGCAGCATGCACCGGATGGCGCTGCTCATCGGGGTCAGCCCAACAGCTGAAGAGCTCACACCCGTAGTCGCAACGCTGACCGGCTGGCCGCAGGCGACGGTGTATTCCCTTCTCAGCGACGACCAAACAGCATCCGATCGCCTCAGCGACGGCGCGCTGATCGACTTGGCCCGCAATCTCCAGCTCTGCGAAGACATTGTGCGCCGAACCATCACGGGTGGTCTTGACCGGCCTCCTCACCAGAGCAACTCAGACTCACCAGTAGAGTAAGGAACCTTCAGAACCATGACCGATACTCCCCAGACAGCCAACGACCTGCGTCTCGCTCTCAATGCGGTACGAACCGAGGTAAACAAGGCCGTGGTCGGCCAAGACGGCGCCGTCACCGGACTCATCATTTGCCTGCTCGCGAGAGGACACGTGTTGCTCGAGGGTGTGCCTGGCGTGGCAAAAACGTTGCTTGTCCGAGCCCTCTCACAGTCGCTCTCCCTCGACACCAAACGAGTGCAGTTCACCCCAGACCTCATGCCGGGTGACGTCACTGGTTCACTCGTGTACGACGCGAAGGCCGGGGAATTTGAGTTCCGCGAGGGGCCGGTCTTCACCAACATTCTGCTGGCCGACGAAATCAACAGGACGCCACCAAAAACACAGTCAGCACTGCTCGAAGCAATGGAAGAGCGTCAGGTCAGCGTCGACGGCGTCACCCGGCAGCTGCCAGACCCGTTCCTCGTCGCCGCGACCCAAAACCCCGTCGAGCACGAAGGAACCTACACCCTGCCGGAGGCACAGCTCGACCGATTCCTCCTCAAGCTTGTACTCGACTTGCCGGTTCGGGATGCCGAGATAGAGGTGCTCTATCGGCATTCGCAAGGATTCAACCCGCGCGACCTGCACGCAGCCGGAGTGACGGCAGCGCTCACCCCGGAAGCGCTCAAAGCGGCCCAGGCGGATGTTGACCGGGTCACGGTCCAGCCAGAGGTCTTGGCTTACATCGTTGATCTTGCTCGCGCCACGCGACAGGCACCGTCAGTCAAGCTCGGTGTGAGCCCGCGCGGAACCACCGCGCTCCTCGCTGCATCGCAAGCCTGGGCATGGCTCAGCGGATACTCGGCGGTCACCCCAGATCATGTCCAAGCCATGGCATTGCCGGTGCTTCGTCACCGGCTCCAGTTGCAGCCAGAGGCCGAGCTTGAGGGCGTCAGCGCCGACAGCATTCTCCGATCGATCCTGCAACAGGTTCGGGTACCGGTCTAAGCGCCATGGCAGTTTCCGGTTGGTTTGTACTGCTCGTACTGCTTGGCATCGTGCCGGTTGTACTCGTGGACATTGTTGCGGGCGATAACGTCGCAGAAACCGCAGCTTTCTTTGGTTCGGAAGCTCCAGCTTCGCCATCGATGCTTATGCTCGCGGCCTGGCTCATCGTGTGCCTCCTCGCGGGTTTGCTCGATCTTGTGCTTGCGGCATCCGCGCGGAATATTGTCATCGAACGCCAGCCAATCGGAGC
The DNA window shown above is from Lysinibacter cavernae and carries:
- a CDS encoding LpqB family beta-propeller domain-containing protein, yielding MSGFLHTSGRKLVAALGLVVAVSLLASGCQAGIPRSGPVYPGPAEAPPAEQSLVFNPDRPVNGASKEEIVRGFVAAASSATGDYAIAREFLTPDLNARWNPHTSITVDAGLRTVKTEDDTVRMIVSPNALVDAHGSMRSAREGRSVENVFELRSIGGEWRVNAAPDGIVLDENTFEAVFNEHSLYFLAAQSNILVPDQRWFLRGATTATRIVTELLLGPSELLADSVTTTAFPEGTALAANSVPVGSNVAHVDLTPEALSADENSLRLMLAQLESSLIRVAGVTRADISVDQSVVLAGPADPSWSQRYPRVPGKPVVMVGDQFGELGSTGLTPIPRLSEAIRNLAPTSIDYSAPLESAAIGTANGVAIVTASGQGQVIPVDGRSGLIAPTIDSRGFVWTVPASNPRDLNVTNAAGASGKILAPWIDAVGVEVLSVSRDGTRMLVVYNQGGEYIVAVSGIVRDGNGMPTTMTDPVEIQLSTDIPVDADWVDESHIALASKAVGNNVEISLLSVGGRAESLGTTEDVVSIAGGNSVSQLRIVDSGGVLREYRGSNWQESAAEVTLLAKQA
- the mtrB gene encoding MtrAB system histidine kinase MtrB, which produces MASGTGPVPLSTDSPPTRLKRWWAVATAPLRRRWLSSLKVRTMTITGVLTLIAILASGTYLQLSVGGDLFNTRKQQVLADSARATNAAQRLLEASDAQDRVGFNALVIAMRSAIRDASSSQMIALQRMPNQSFSSEAPQDSATEGLASGVITQDLVEMVRTGDESQYWQSVTLTNPDGSTSAGIVVGSQLTFPGSAGTYGLYIGYSLADAEQTLTYVQRTLLVTALFLMVLLGLLVWTIVRLVFRPIHVAAETSRRLAAGESDVRMPEQGDEQFDVLSQSFNDMADSLQNRISELAELSQMQQRFVSDVSHELRTPLTTIRLAGDVLYGQREKLDTTAARTVELLHTQVDRFERLLTDLLEISRYDAGSVTLEREPTNLVRIAEETVEGMASLAEAAGSDVRLIAQGGYLDAELDARRVRRVIQNLLGNAIEHGEGKPIIVTVDSNETAVAVSVRDFGVGMTGEATLRVFDRFWRADPSRKRTIGGTGLGLAISLEDASVHNGWLDVWSAPGRGSSFRLTLPRKRDVPIGHSPLPVVPADEIDTDGGGDRR
- the mtrA gene encoding MtrAB system response regulator MtrA; this encodes MNPRILVIDDDTALSEMIGIVLQAEDYETMFCADGGKALDVFRETRPDLVLLDVMLPGLDGIEICQLLRLESGVPIIMLTAKTDTTDVVRGLEAGADDYVVKPFNPVELVARIRTRLRPTSVEVTDEVRVGDLTLDVVGHEVRRGNERINLTPLEFNLLLTLASKPQQVFSREALLERVWGYQYKADTRLVNVHVQRLRAKVEQDPDQPTIVTTVRGIGYRAGAVVD
- a CDS encoding glycerophosphoryl diester phosphodiesterase membrane domain-containing protein; translated protein: MENNGSWTAPEGNQDPQPGNNGEGGQPQYGQYAPPPVNPPQQNAPYQGQPQYGQQTYGQPQYGQPGYGQQQYGQPGYQYAAQNGQNAQAGWAPAPKPGLIPLRPLPFGTLIGTPFRVLRVNPRPTLGMALLFQVGIGIITPALMGLVLWFTISRMEMASSEDRGPILAGSIALFVLTGLVQVVVSVSTTAIIQGVVALDVGQGAVGRKLTFKLLWTKLKPRFWTLILWTLLLSAAMLVGIALAALPFILLAISASSGGSPSGGAIAASVLGGIALVLAFAIVAIWIGVKLSLVSVCIVFEDLGVRAAIARSWRLTSGYFWRTFGTVLLLNVIISVASNIILTPISFIFGIFMGMLSPNGDSGQFIGAMIAFYVITIALSLVISAITLVAQTACYALIYIDLRMRKEGLDVELMRFTETYPNPAPTDDLPNPYLPRFAPAPSAGGGYVMPPSPSPWAQ
- a CDS encoding DUF4129 domain-containing protein, whose protein sequence is MTGTATVLSLLLAVGNARPPGAVSAYPPLAPDSDEARDLLLRELSNPSYQAAKPSWFDLLSQQIWDWIRSLFDLDTSGGGWGALGQLLVVLVVIGLLVAAFFIFGMPRLRRRRRSAAGLLFGEEETRTAAELRAAAEAAASTNNWNLAVIERYRAIARSLTERVIIRATPGLTAQALAGAAAVEFPGHSQQLEYAARAFDGARYLDEQLSQSHYNDVASLDTALSSEKPLMTAAHDASVAAR
- a CDS encoding DUF4350 domain-containing protein, with product MSTASTSAYYTRSYETPTLRNSLKRGRFWAIVAAIAIVGALLTTFATGSVSVSGDDLDPNSPAPNGAKAVVSVLDNEGVTVHLTQSLEDTKRLADENTTVLIAADSYYLDEDQIIEAATLGASTVLVSPGFSTLQSLGYGIGPGQIQANQDPLSAGCSYGPAKRAGTISATGVSYPLPDADDAIGCFETDDGGFGIVRIDDGGHPVTILGVTDVLRNETIVDAGNAALALGLLGEHDNLIWYTPGIDDLGGEEVPDTLADLTPPWVSPAIILAMIAALAAAIWRGRRLGPLTVENLPVTVKAQETMEGRARMYAAAGASGHAAHSLRSGSMHRMALLIGVSPTAEELTPVVATLTGWPQATVYSLLSDDQTASDRLSDGALIDLARNLQLCEDIVRRTITGGLDRPPHQSNSDSPVE
- a CDS encoding AAA family ATPase — translated: MTDTPQTANDLRLALNAVRTEVNKAVVGQDGAVTGLIICLLARGHVLLEGVPGVAKTLLVRALSQSLSLDTKRVQFTPDLMPGDVTGSLVYDAKAGEFEFREGPVFTNILLADEINRTPPKTQSALLEAMEERQVSVDGVTRQLPDPFLVAATQNPVEHEGTYTLPEAQLDRFLLKLVLDLPVRDAEIEVLYRHSQGFNPRDLHAAGVTAALTPEALKAAQADVDRVTVQPEVLAYIVDLARATRQAPSVKLGVSPRGTTALLAASQAWAWLSGYSAVTPDHVQAMALPVLRHRLQLQPEAELEGVSADSILRSILQQVRVPV